A genome region from Bradyrhizobium sp. WSM1417 includes the following:
- a CDS encoding cobalamin-independent methionine synthase II family protein: MQRTKAPFRADEVGSLLRPAKIKEARARLEKGEISADDLRKIEDMEIEKVVHKQASLGLKLATDGEFRRSWWHFDFLAKLTGCEMFHPDTGIQFAGVETRHDAVRVIGKLDFPDDHPMLDHFRFLKKVADQAHVTAKMTIPSPAVLHFRGGRKAISKDVYPDLDAFYEDLGKTYRKAVKAFYEAGCRYLQFDDTVWAYLCSPDELQKARERGDNPEGLQQIYARVINYALAEKPADMVVTTHVCRGNFRSTWISSGGYEPVAETMLAGTNYDGYFLEYDSDRAGGFEPLRFLPKGNKVVVVGVITSKFGELENKEAIKRRLEEAAKFAPLEQLALSPQCGFASTEEGNVLSEEEQWAKLSLAVEIAKEVWGQ; encoded by the coding sequence ATGCAGCGAACCAAAGCCCCCTTCCGCGCCGACGAGGTCGGCAGCCTCCTGCGCCCCGCCAAGATCAAGGAAGCCCGCGCCAGGCTTGAGAAGGGCGAGATCTCGGCCGACGATCTGCGCAAGATCGAGGACATGGAGATCGAGAAGGTCGTGCATAAGCAGGCCTCGCTCGGCCTGAAGCTCGCTACCGACGGCGAATTCCGCCGCTCCTGGTGGCATTTCGATTTCCTGGCCAAGCTCACCGGCTGCGAAATGTTCCACCCCGACACCGGCATCCAGTTCGCCGGTGTCGAGACGCGGCACGACGCGGTCCGCGTGATCGGCAAGCTCGATTTCCCCGATGACCATCCGATGCTGGACCACTTCCGCTTCCTGAAGAAGGTCGCCGACCAGGCCCACGTCACCGCCAAGATGACGATCCCGTCGCCGGCGGTGCTGCATTTCCGTGGCGGCCGCAAGGCGATCTCCAAGGACGTTTATCCCGATCTCGACGCCTTCTACGAAGACCTCGGCAAGACCTACCGCAAGGCCGTGAAGGCGTTCTACGAGGCCGGCTGCCGCTACCTCCAGTTCGATGACACCGTGTGGGCCTATCTCTGCTCGCCGGACGAATTGCAGAAGGCGCGCGAGCGGGGCGACAATCCCGAGGGGCTCCAGCAGATCTATGCGCGCGTCATCAATTACGCGCTGGCGGAGAAGCCCGCCGACATGGTGGTGACGACGCATGTCTGCCGCGGCAATTTCCGTTCGACCTGGATTTCGTCAGGCGGCTATGAGCCGGTTGCCGAGACCATGCTCGCCGGCACCAATTACGACGGCTATTTCCTCGAATACGACAGCGACCGTGCCGGTGGCTTCGAGCCGCTGCGCTTCCTGCCCAAGGGCAACAAGGTCGTCGTGGTCGGCGTCATCACCTCGAAGTTCGGTGAACTCGAGAATAAGGAGGCCATCAAGCGCCGTCTCGAGGAAGCCGCCAAGTTCGCCCCGCTGGAGCAGCTTGCGCTTTCCCCGCAGTGCGGTTTTGCCTCGACGGAAGAGGGCAACGTCCTCTCCGAAGAGGAGCAGTGGGCCAAGCTCAGCCTCGCGGTGGAGATCGCAAAGGAAGTGTGGGGGCAATAA
- the metK gene encoding methionine adenosyltransferase, with protein MRASYLFTSESVSEGHPDKVCDRISDEIVDLFYREGPKAGIDPWQIRAACETLATTNKVVIAGETRGPASVTNEQIEGVVRAAIKDIGYEQEGFHWQKADIEILLHPQSADIAQGVDALQPGEVKEEGAGDQGIMFGYATNETPDLMPAPIFYAHKILRLISEARHSGREKVLGPDSKSQVTVQYENGKPVGVREIVVSHQHLVEDISSKQIRDIVEPYVREALPKEWITAKTIWHINPTGKFYIGGPDGDTGLTGRKIIVDTYGGAAPHGGGAFSGKDPTKVDRSAAYAARYVAKNIVAAGLADRCTLQLAYAIGVARPLSIYIDTHGTGKVSEAELEKAAAKAMDLTPRGIRSHLDLNRPIYARTSAYGHFGRTPDNEGGFSWEKTDLVEALKRAV; from the coding sequence ATGCGCGCGTCCTATCTCTTCACCAGCGAGTCCGTGTCCGAAGGCCATCCGGACAAGGTGTGCGACCGGATCTCAGACGAGATCGTCGATCTGTTCTACCGCGAAGGACCGAAAGCAGGCATCGATCCCTGGCAAATCCGCGCCGCCTGCGAAACACTCGCGACCACCAACAAGGTCGTGATCGCCGGTGAGACCCGCGGTCCCGCATCCGTCACCAACGAGCAGATCGAAGGTGTCGTGCGCGCCGCGATCAAGGACATCGGTTACGAGCAGGAAGGTTTCCACTGGCAGAAGGCCGACATCGAGATCCTGCTGCATCCGCAGTCGGCCGACATCGCCCAGGGCGTCGATGCGCTGCAGCCGGGCGAGGTCAAGGAAGAGGGCGCGGGCGACCAGGGCATCATGTTCGGCTACGCCACCAACGAGACGCCCGATCTGATGCCGGCGCCGATCTTCTACGCCCACAAGATCCTGCGCCTCATCTCCGAAGCGCGCCACTCCGGCCGCGAGAAAGTGTTGGGCCCGGACTCCAAGAGCCAGGTCACCGTGCAGTACGAGAACGGCAAGCCGGTCGGCGTGCGCGAGATCGTGGTGTCGCACCAGCATCTGGTCGAGGACATCTCGTCCAAGCAGATACGCGACATCGTCGAGCCCTATGTGCGCGAGGCGCTGCCGAAGGAATGGATTACGGCGAAGACGATCTGGCACATCAACCCGACCGGCAAGTTCTACATCGGCGGTCCTGATGGTGACACCGGCCTGACCGGCCGCAAGATCATCGTGGACACCTATGGTGGCGCGGCCCCGCACGGTGGCGGCGCGTTCTCCGGCAAGGATCCGACCAAGGTCGACCGCTCCGCGGCTTACGCCGCCCGCTACGTCGCCAAGAACATCGTCGCGGCCGGTCTTGCCGACCGATGCACGCTGCAGCTCGCCTACGCCATCGGCGTGGCGCGTCCGCTGTCGATCTACATCGACACCCACGGCACCGGCAAGGTGTCGGAGGCTGAGCTCGAGAAGGCCGCCGCCAAGGCGATGGATCTCACCCCGCGTGGCATCCGCAGCCATCTCGATCTCAACCGCCCGATCTACGCGCGCACCTCCGCCTACGGCCATTTCGGCCGTACCCCCGACAACGAGGGCGGCTTCTCCTGGGAGAAGACCGATCTCGTCGAAGCGCTCAAGCGCGCGGTCTGA
- a CDS encoding ABC transporter substrate-binding protein: MFERKKLSRRTIWAAAATAIAGLAAIAPAKAEDSVKVGLILPMTGGQASTGKQIENAIKLYMQQKGDTVAGKKIEIILKDDAAIPDKTKTAAQELIVNDKVHFIAGFGVTPAALAAAPLATQAKIPEVVMAAGTSIITERSPYIVRTSFTLAQSSTIIADWAVKNGIKKVATLTSDYAPGNDALNFFKQNFTAGGGEVVEEVKTPLANPDFAPFLQRMKDAKPDAIFVFVPAGQGGNFMKQYAERGLDKAGIKVIGPGDVTDDDLLNNMGDAVLGTVTAHLYSAAHPSQMNKDFVAAYKKAYGNRPGFMAVSGYDGIHLIYEALKKTNGDTDGTKLVEAMKGQKWESPRGPISIDPETRDIVQNIYIRKVEKVDGELYNVEFATFEAVKDLGKTKK, translated from the coding sequence ATGTTCGAACGCAAAAAACTGTCTCGTAGGACTATTTGGGCCGCAGCAGCTACCGCCATCGCGGGCCTCGCTGCCATCGCTCCGGCCAAGGCCGAGGACAGCGTCAAGGTCGGCCTGATCCTGCCGATGACCGGCGGCCAGGCCTCGACCGGCAAGCAGATCGAGAACGCGATCAAGCTCTACATGCAGCAGAAGGGCGACACCGTCGCCGGCAAGAAAATCGAGATCATCCTCAAGGACGATGCTGCGATTCCGGACAAGACCAAGACTGCCGCGCAGGAGCTGATTGTCAACGACAAGGTCCATTTCATCGCCGGCTTCGGCGTGACGCCGGCCGCGCTCGCGGCGGCGCCGCTGGCCACGCAAGCCAAGATCCCGGAAGTCGTGATGGCGGCCGGCACCTCCATCATCACCGAGCGCTCGCCCTATATCGTGCGGACCAGCTTCACGCTGGCGCAGTCCTCGACCATCATCGCCGACTGGGCGGTGAAAAACGGCATCAAGAAGGTGGCGACCCTGACCTCGGACTATGCGCCGGGCAATGACGCGCTCAACTTCTTCAAGCAGAACTTCACCGCCGGTGGCGGCGAGGTGGTCGAAGAGGTGAAGACGCCGCTTGCCAATCCCGATTTCGCACCGTTCCTCCAGCGTATGAAGGATGCCAAGCCTGACGCGATCTTCGTGTTCGTGCCGGCCGGCCAGGGCGGCAACTTCATGAAGCAGTATGCCGAACGCGGACTCGACAAGGCGGGCATCAAGGTGATCGGACCGGGTGACGTGACCGACGACGACCTCCTCAACAATATGGGCGACGCCGTGCTGGGCACGGTCACCGCTCACCTCTATTCCGCGGCGCATCCCTCGCAGATGAATAAGGATTTCGTCGCGGCCTACAAGAAGGCGTACGGAAACCGGCCGGGCTTCATGGCGGTGAGCGGCTATGACGGCATTCACCTGATCTACGAAGCGCTGAAGAAGACCAATGGCGACACCGACGGCACCAAGCTGGTCGAAGCCATGAAGGGCCAGAAGTGGGAGAGCCCGCGCGGCCCGATCTCGATCGACCCCGAGACCCGCGACATCGTGCAGAACATCTACATCCGGAAGGTCGAGAAGGTCGACGGCGAGCTCTACAACGTCGAGTTCGCGACCTTCGAGGCCGTCAAGGATCTCGGCAAAACCAAGAAGTGA
- a CDS encoding ABC transporter ATP-binding protein, which translates to MTIALETQNLEKQFGGLRVTRDLSLKIEQGARHALIGPNGAGKTTVINQLTGVLKPNSGRILLEGQDITDLPVHKRVLRGLSRTFQINQLYPDLTPLETIGLAVSERLGHGGDWWRRMGTRSDVNGEIADLLRRFHLLDVMNEQTVTLPYGKQRLLEIAVAIAAKPRVLLLDEPAAGVPESERHDILAVVGSLPRDVTVLLIEHDMDLVFSFADRISVLVSGALLTEGPPEQVARDPQVKAVYLGEEAVNV; encoded by the coding sequence ATGACCATCGCGCTCGAAACCCAGAATCTCGAAAAGCAGTTCGGTGGTCTGCGCGTCACCCGCGACTTGTCGCTCAAAATCGAACAAGGCGCCCGCCACGCGCTGATCGGCCCGAACGGCGCCGGCAAGACCACGGTCATCAACCAGCTGACCGGCGTGCTCAAGCCGAACTCGGGCCGTATCCTGCTCGAAGGCCAGGACATCACCGATCTGCCCGTGCACAAGCGCGTGTTGCGCGGCTTGTCCCGTACCTTCCAGATCAACCAACTCTATCCCGACCTGACCCCGCTCGAGACCATCGGTCTCGCTGTCTCCGAGCGCCTCGGTCATGGCGGCGACTGGTGGCGGCGGATGGGCACGCGCAGCGACGTCAATGGCGAGATCGCGGACCTCCTGAGGCGTTTCCACCTGCTCGACGTCATGAACGAGCAGACCGTGACGCTGCCTTACGGCAAGCAGCGCCTGCTCGAGATCGCGGTCGCGATCGCCGCCAAGCCGCGCGTGCTGCTGCTGGACGAGCCCGCCGCCGGCGTGCCCGAGAGCGAGCGCCATGACATTCTCGCCGTCGTAGGCAGCCTGCCGCGCGACGTCACGGTGCTGCTGATCGAGCACGACATGGACCTCGTGTTCTCCTTCGCCGACCGCATTTCTGTTCTGGTCTCCGGTGCGCTGCTCACCGAGGGCCCGCCCGAGCAGGTCGCGCGCGACCCGCAGGTCAAGGCGGTCTATCTCGGCGAGGAGGCGGTCAATGTCTGA
- a CDS encoding branched-chain amino acid ABC transporter permease yields MTSILTNLFDGVAYGMLLFVLACGLAVTLGLMNFVNLAHGAFAMAGGYVCMVLVNRMGWPFFAALPLAFVSSAAIGIVLERTLYRNLYARSHLDQVLFTIGLTFMSVAAVDYIQGSSRVFINLPAALQGQFDVFGVGIGRYRLMIIVICGLLTIALQMVLAKTRFGSRLRAAVDDPRAASGLGINVPQVFAFTFAFGCGLAGLGGALSAEILGLDPYFPLKFMIYFLIVVTVGGSSSITGPFLASLLLGIGDVAGKYYVPKMGPFVIYTMMIVILIWRPNGLFGRTAAR; encoded by the coding sequence ATGACCTCAATCCTCACCAACCTGTTCGATGGCGTTGCCTACGGCATGCTGCTGTTCGTGCTGGCTTGCGGGCTCGCGGTCACGCTCGGCTTGATGAACTTCGTCAATCTTGCCCATGGCGCTTTCGCCATGGCCGGCGGCTATGTCTGCATGGTGCTGGTCAACCGGATGGGCTGGCCATTCTTCGCTGCGTTGCCGCTTGCCTTCGTCTCCTCTGCCGCGATCGGCATCGTGCTCGAGCGCACGCTGTACCGAAACCTCTATGCGCGCAGCCATCTCGACCAGGTGCTGTTCACGATCGGCCTCACGTTCATGTCGGTCGCGGCCGTCGATTACATCCAGGGCTCCTCGCGGGTCTTCATCAACTTGCCGGCTGCGCTCCAGGGCCAGTTCGACGTGTTCGGCGTCGGCATCGGCCGTTACCGGCTGATGATCATCGTGATCTGCGGACTGCTCACCATTGCTCTCCAGATGGTGCTCGCGAAGACGCGGTTCGGCAGCCGCCTGCGTGCCGCGGTCGACGATCCCCGCGCCGCGAGTGGTCTCGGCATCAACGTGCCGCAGGTGTTCGCCTTCACATTTGCTTTTGGCTGCGGCCTGGCCGGTCTCGGCGGCGCGCTGAGCGCCGAGATCCTCGGCCTCGACCCGTACTTTCCGCTGAAGTTCATGATCTACTTCCTGATCGTGGTCACCGTCGGCGGCTCGTCCTCGATCACCGGCCCGTTTCTGGCCTCGCTGCTGCTCGGCATCGGCGACGTCGCCGGCAAATATTACGTTCCGAAGATGGGACCTTTCGTGATCTACACCATGATGATCGTGATCCTGATCTGGCGCCCGAACGGTCTGTTCGGCCGCACGGCCGCGCGTTGA
- a CDS encoding caspase family protein produces MRRLLVALCLLAATQGSAPAFAQARNQLGPLCTTDTTPADQMIDACSKIIALKVFKGEQLATVYFWRAVGWNKKGDYPKVITDATETIRLQPNQAAYNLRGSAYYDRGEYEIAIADFDDALKLGPPSGIIFHNRGNAWRGKGDYAKAIADYDMSINADPRSAFSYQNRGIAKEALGDLDGALTDINQAIRLDPTLPQPLINRTAMWRVRGDYDRAIADGSEAIRLAKEKPPVNIMTPPNSVLISGYTHRALAYEAKGDYAHASDDYKATLAIAASDAGSKANQATAKVRLSLITDASAPIPRDAPSTTIEPAKAPAPQQTGAAPLPSPAPAARGTRMALIIGNGAYAHVKALPNPPNDARAVAKSLRNIGFTVSEGVDLDRAAMQKMTRDFLREAARAQVVVVYYAGHGVQVDGRNYLIPIDVELKPGARMTDAMIDMDTIMAGLDDQVRTNILIFDACRNNPMAQQVASVGTSRAIEAASGLAAPTSLGAGATLGAGTLIAFATAPGQVALDGEGANSPFSAALSRHLGTPGLEVQQMLTRVRAEVVSTTKNKQVPWSNSSLLGEVYLAEK; encoded by the coding sequence ATGCGTCGCCTGCTCGTCGCGCTCTGCCTGCTCGCCGCAACCCAGGGGTCGGCGCCCGCATTTGCGCAGGCGCGCAACCAGCTTGGGCCGCTCTGCACCACCGACACCACGCCGGCGGACCAGATGATCGACGCCTGCAGCAAGATCATCGCGCTGAAGGTGTTCAAAGGCGAGCAGCTCGCGACGGTCTACTTCTGGCGCGCGGTGGGCTGGAATAAGAAGGGCGACTACCCAAAGGTCATCACCGACGCCACGGAAACGATCCGGCTTCAGCCGAACCAGGCGGCCTATAATCTCAGGGGATCGGCCTACTACGACAGAGGCGAATACGAGATCGCGATCGCCGATTTCGACGACGCGCTGAAGCTGGGCCCGCCCAGCGGCATCATCTTCCACAATCGCGGCAATGCCTGGCGCGGCAAAGGCGATTACGCCAAGGCGATCGCCGACTACGACATGTCGATCAATGCCGACCCTAGATCGGCATTCTCGTACCAGAACCGCGGCATCGCGAAGGAGGCTCTTGGCGATCTCGACGGCGCTCTGACCGACATCAACCAGGCGATCCGGCTCGACCCGACGCTGCCGCAGCCGCTGATCAACCGGACCGCGATGTGGCGTGTCAGAGGCGATTACGATCGCGCGATTGCCGACGGCAGCGAAGCGATTCGGCTCGCGAAGGAGAAGCCGCCGGTCAACATCATGACGCCGCCGAACAGCGTGCTGATCTCGGGCTACACCCATCGCGCGCTGGCCTATGAGGCGAAAGGCGATTACGCGCACGCGAGCGACGACTACAAGGCAACGCTGGCGATCGCGGCGTCCGATGCCGGCAGCAAGGCCAATCAGGCCACGGCAAAGGTGCGGCTGTCGCTGATCACCGACGCAAGCGCACCGATCCCGCGCGATGCGCCGTCAACGACGATCGAGCCGGCAAAGGCACCGGCTCCCCAGCAGACGGGTGCCGCGCCGCTCCCCTCGCCTGCTCCGGCCGCGCGCGGCACGCGCATGGCGCTGATCATCGGCAATGGCGCCTATGCGCATGTCAAGGCACTGCCCAATCCGCCCAATGACGCGCGCGCCGTTGCGAAGAGCCTGCGCAACATCGGCTTCACAGTATCGGAAGGCGTCGATCTCGACCGCGCGGCGATGCAGAAGATGACGCGTGACTTCTTGCGGGAGGCGGCACGGGCGCAGGTCGTGGTGGTCTATTATGCGGGCCACGGCGTGCAGGTCGACGGTCGCAACTATCTCATTCCCATCGACGTCGAACTCAAGCCGGGCGCGAGGATGACGGACGCGATGATCGACATGGACACGATCATGGCCGGCCTCGACGACCAGGTCCGCACCAACATTTTGATCTTCGATGCCTGCCGCAACAATCCGATGGCACAGCAGGTCGCATCAGTCGGCACCAGCCGCGCCATCGAAGCTGCCTCGGGCCTCGCAGCGCCAACGAGCCTCGGAGCCGGTGCGACGCTCGGCGCCGGCACGCTGATCGCTTTCGCCACTGCGCCGGGCCAGGTCGCGCTCGACGGCGAAGGCGCCAACTCGCCGTTCTCCGCCGCGCTCTCCCGCCATCTCGGCACGCCTGGGCTGGAAGTGCAGCAGATGCTGACGCGGGTGCGGGCCGAGGTGGTGTCGACCACGAAGAACAAGCAGGTGCCGTGGTCGAACTCGTCGCTGCTGGGCGAGGTTTATCTGGCGGAGAAGTGA
- the ahcY gene encoding adenosylhomocysteinase produces MNAKPGFTDYIVKDISLADFGRKELSLAETEMPGLMATREEYGPKQPLKGARIAGSLHMTIQTGVLIETLAALGADIRWVSCNIYSTQDHAAAAIAAAGIPVFAVKGESLTEYWDYTAKLFDWHGGGHPNMILDDGGDATMYVHLGLRAENGDTKFLDKPGSEEEEVFFALLKKQLKEKPKGYFAEIAKSIKGVSEETTTGVHRLYDMQKAGTLLWPAINVNDSVTKSKFDNLYGCRESLVDGIRRGTDVMMSGKVAMVAGFGDVGKGSAASLRQAGCRVMVSEVDPICALQAAMEGYEVVTMEDAAPRADIFVTATGNKDIITIEHMRAMKDRAIVCNIGHFDNEIQIAGLRNLKWTNIKPQVDEIEFPDKHRIIMLSEGRLVNLGNAMGHPSFVMSASFTNQTLAQIELFANNKDGKYKKEVYVLPKSLDEKVARLHLAKIGVKLTELRKDQADYIGVKQEGPYKSDHYRY; encoded by the coding sequence ATGAATGCGAAGCCCGGCTTCACCGATTACATCGTCAAGGACATTTCGCTCGCCGATTTCGGCCGCAAGGAGCTCTCGCTCGCCGAGACCGAGATGCCCGGCCTGATGGCCACCCGCGAAGAGTATGGCCCGAAGCAGCCGCTGAAGGGCGCGCGCATCGCCGGCTCGCTGCACATGACGATCCAGACCGGCGTGCTGATCGAGACGCTGGCAGCGCTCGGCGCCGACATCCGCTGGGTCTCCTGCAACATCTATTCGACGCAGGACCACGCCGCGGCGGCGATCGCAGCCGCCGGCATTCCGGTGTTCGCCGTCAAGGGTGAGAGCCTTACCGAATACTGGGACTACACCGCCAAGCTGTTCGACTGGCACGGCGGCGGTCACCCGAACATGATCCTGGATGACGGCGGCGACGCCACCATGTACGTCCATCTCGGCCTGCGCGCCGAGAACGGCGACACCAAGTTCCTGGACAAGCCGGGTTCGGAAGAAGAGGAAGTCTTCTTCGCGCTTCTGAAGAAGCAGCTCAAGGAGAAGCCGAAGGGCTACTTCGCCGAGATCGCCAAGAGCATCAAGGGCGTTTCCGAAGAGACCACCACGGGCGTGCATCGTCTCTATGACATGCAGAAGGCCGGCACGCTGCTATGGCCGGCCATCAACGTCAACGACAGCGTCACCAAGTCGAAGTTCGACAACCTCTATGGCTGCCGTGAATCGCTGGTCGACGGCATTCGCCGCGGCACCGACGTGATGATGTCCGGCAAGGTCGCGATGGTTGCGGGCTTCGGCGACGTCGGCAAGGGTTCGGCCGCCTCGCTGCGCCAGGCCGGCTGTCGCGTCATGGTCTCCGAAGTCGATCCGATCTGCGCGCTGCAGGCGGCGATGGAAGGCTATGAAGTCGTGACGATGGAAGACGCTGCGCCCCGCGCGGACATCTTCGTCACCGCGACCGGCAACAAGGACATCATCACGATCGAGCACATGCGCGCGATGAAGGATCGCGCCATCGTCTGCAACATCGGTCACTTCGACAACGAGATCCAGATCGCGGGTCTGCGTAACCTGAAGTGGACCAACATCAAGCCGCAGGTCGACGAGATCGAATTCCCCGACAAGCACCGCATCATCATGCTGTCGGAGGGCCGCCTCGTGAACCTCGGCAATGCGATGGGCCATCCGTCCTTCGTGATGTCGGCCTCCTTCACCAACCAGACGCTGGCGCAGATCGAGCTTTTCGCCAACAACAAGGACGGCAAGTACAAGAAGGAAGTCTACGTGCTGCCGAAGTCGCTCGACGAAAAGGTGGCCCGGCTGCATCTCGCCAAGATTGGCGTCAAGCTCACCGAGCTGCGCAAGGATCAGGCCGACTACATCGGCGTCAAGCAGGAAGGTCCGTACAAGTCGGACCACTACCGCTACTGA
- a CDS encoding ABC transporter ATP-binding protein yields MSDLLAIDSLRAGYGEAVVLPNMSLRLAEGQVLALLGRNGTGKTTLINSIVGVTRRFSGTVGLAGTDVTTLRPDQRARAGIGWVPQERNIFRSLTVEENMSAVAQPGPWTVERVYEMFPRLKERRSNFGNQLSGGEQQMLAIGRALTLNPKVLLLDEPTEGLAPIIVEELLKAIGTITRAGGICSIIVEQNAQKILGLADRVVILERGTIVHDAPSAALKADPSVLERHLGVAGAAAH; encoded by the coding sequence ATGTCTGACCTGCTCGCGATCGACTCCCTTCGCGCCGGTTACGGCGAGGCCGTGGTGCTGCCCAACATGTCCCTGCGTCTCGCCGAGGGCCAGGTGCTGGCGCTGTTGGGGCGCAACGGCACCGGCAAGACCACGCTGATCAACTCGATCGTCGGCGTCACCCGTCGCTTCTCCGGCACCGTCGGGCTGGCCGGCACCGACGTCACGACTTTGCGGCCGGACCAGCGGGCGCGCGCCGGGATCGGCTGGGTGCCGCAGGAGCGTAACATCTTCCGCTCGCTCACGGTGGAGGAGAACATGTCCGCAGTGGCCCAGCCCGGTCCCTGGACTGTCGAGAGGGTCTACGAGATGTTCCCGCGGCTGAAGGAGCGGCGGAGCAATTTTGGCAACCAGCTCTCCGGCGGCGAGCAGCAGATGCTGGCGATCGGCCGCGCGCTGACCCTCAATCCGAAAGTGCTTCTCCTTGACGAGCCGACCGAGGGCCTTGCCCCCATCATCGTCGAGGAGCTCTTGAAGGCGATCGGGACCATCACCCGGGCGGGCGGCATCTGCTCGATTATCGTCGAGCAGAATGCCCAAAAGATTCTGGGGCTGGCCGACCGTGTTGTGATATTGGAGCGCGGAACGATCGTCCACGACGCCCCGAGCGCCGCGCTGAAGGCCGACCCGTCGGTCCTCGAGCGCCACCTCGGCGTCGCAGGGGCGGCGGCCCACTAA
- a CDS encoding branched-chain amino acid ABC transporter permease encodes MSASSDVGYHAQRQARWHYGEAAFWLIVLACGFVFPTRYLIMTDILRLALFAMSLDLVLGYAGIVSLGHAAFFGVGAYAAGLLALHGIINEPVLALVVAGLVAMVLGFATSFLVIRGVDLTRLMVTLGIALLLEALAERFSNITGGTDGLQGIEMQPIFGEIPFDMFGKTGFFYSLAVLFLLFLFARRVVHSPFGLSLRAIKNNPVRAAAIGIPVNRRLIAIYTLAAFYAGIAGALFTQTTAIASLDVFAFERSADLMLVLVIGGTGYLYGGLIGAVLFRMLQELFSTITPQYWQFWIGLVLVVIVLVGRQRLHRWMLYVPNLVIKQIAGRKAVVAVPESDA; translated from the coding sequence ATGAGCGCCTCCTCCGACGTCGGCTATCACGCCCAGCGCCAGGCACGCTGGCATTATGGCGAGGCCGCTTTCTGGCTGATCGTGCTGGCCTGCGGCTTCGTATTTCCCACGCGTTATTTGATCATGACGGATATCCTGCGGCTGGCGCTGTTTGCGATGTCGCTCGATCTGGTCCTCGGCTATGCCGGCATCGTCTCGCTCGGCCATGCCGCCTTCTTCGGCGTCGGTGCTTACGCCGCCGGGCTTCTTGCGCTGCACGGGATCATCAACGAGCCCGTACTTGCGCTTGTCGTCGCCGGCCTTGTCGCGATGGTGCTCGGCTTCGCCACCAGCTTCCTGGTGATCCGCGGCGTCGACCTGACTCGGCTGATGGTCACGCTCGGCATCGCGCTGCTGCTGGAGGCGCTGGCCGAACGCTTCTCCAACATCACCGGCGGCACCGACGGCCTGCAGGGTATCGAGATGCAGCCGATTTTCGGTGAGATCCCGTTCGACATGTTCGGCAAGACCGGCTTCTTCTATTCGCTCGCCGTTCTGTTTTTGTTGTTCCTGTTCGCCCGCCGCGTCGTGCATTCGCCGTTCGGGCTGTCGTTGCGGGCGATCAAGAACAATCCAGTGCGCGCGGCCGCGATCGGCATTCCCGTCAACCGCCGCCTGATTGCGATCTACACGCTCGCGGCGTTCTATGCCGGCATCGCAGGCGCACTGTTCACCCAGACCACCGCGATCGCCTCGCTCGACGTGTTCGCCTTCGAGCGCTCGGCTGACCTGATGCTGGTGCTCGTCATCGGCGGCACCGGCTATCTCTATGGCGGGCTGATCGGCGCGGTGCTGTTCCGCATGCTGCAGGAGTTGTTCTCCACCATCACCCCGCAATACTGGCAGTTCTGGATCGGCCTCGTGCTGGTCGTGATTGTCCTGGTCGGCCGCCAGCGCCTGCATCGCTGGATGCTGTATGTGCCCAATCTGGTCATCAAGCAGATAGCCGGGCGCAAGGCCGTCGTCGCCGTGCCGGAAAGCGATGCATGA